In Glycine soja cultivar W05 chromosome 10, ASM419377v2, whole genome shotgun sequence, the genomic stretch GATGATATGATAAAAGAGGAACAACTATAAGAAAcaactaaaatagaaaaaacaaaaaatgtattgATGTAATTAATGAAGTGAAAGTGAGGGAACAAGTTCTATATGGAACTGACCCAATTCCACCTTAGGGCGAGTTCATGGGAACTTGTTGATTCGGGTCTGATGGTTTGTATCTGGAGCAAATACAAAACTTAAAACATAACTTTGTcaggttaaaaaatataatatgaattttttttatgtgctATCAAAATCAACCCAGCTTCAGAATTTCTTTAGTTGTTCTCTACGGAGTAAACCTTAAATGGAAATTAACTAAtaggttttgtttatatattagTAGTGgcctattttaaatttttaaattgttattggaaatttattaaaattttaacaatttaatttagtttgtaATTTACCCTCCTGCCAAATCAAAACCAAAAGGAAGAGTATTATTCTTCTGTTAGTGTTGCTATACTTGCTTCTTATCTCCTGATCATATGACTGAAATTATATATGATGGTAGTAGTATAGCATAGGGATCGTCTATGATTAAAATCGTACAACTctggattgatttttttttcccctcATCTCTGTTCAAGTTAATTCATTTGACTAAACTAGAGTCTGATATGGCGGAAAATATTCAAGTAATTACCACCATCAAGCAtgctcattttattattttttccctttGATATATTTATGGTCTGTTTATTCACTTCGAGGTTCTGCTTATGTCTGAAACTTCCAAAAACTGCGTATGTTGGAGCCGTGAGAATGCAGAGTTCAGTCTCAAATGACAAGCTTTTGACAAGAGATGATCAAGAAAATTCTCATTATAATAGATTATATCAGatcttatattataaaatataaatactcGCGTAGATCCAGCCATAATATATGCAGCAGTAATGGAATCAGAAAGTTTAAAACTATATGGATATTAGATGATATAAACATATACATATAGGCTGGTATTTTTTGGTATatagtttcaaaatataaacaatCTGAAGTAAGGGATACTTCTAGCTATAGATATGAAGGTCAATGACATATTTACATCACTGCTGTATTAACATATATGTGACAATTGAAATGAATTTCGGTTTTGATTTTTCACCCCCAATTAGTCAAAGGGGGTTAATTAATTTCAACACCAAGGCTATAGGCCCAAATACCTCATTAATAATATCATATGTCACGTGTGATTCATAGAGCCTAAGAACATCAAGGTTCTTATGGGGTCTTCTGCACGGTGGTTCCTCCTCCGTCGCTTCTCAGTTTGTATATACTTTAGAACCCTACCTTGCTTGGCAGCATCGGCCTCATCAACGTGATGAAGCTTCTCGCTGACGGATCTCCTCAACTCATTGCCCAGAGAGTTTTCACCAGAGATGTGAGATTTCATCCTAGGATATTAGAACCTTAGGGGAAGGTACTGGGGCATTATATAGAAATCAAAAGTTATGTCTACAAGAATATCACCCATGTGAATCAATTAacatatgattattttaaagttaaaaagaaatctcaagtctatataaaaacctagattaataaaaaatacttgtgatttacataaaaaaaatgtgtatatgtataaaaacaaaatgGGAAAAagccttcaattttttttaactagagAATCTACATGTTCTTTTGGTAAAGATCGATTAGTTTCTAGATGTTTTTTTCATcggaagtaattttttatttgagttagatagataagattattataaattgataaatttattttaaattactaagtgTAATTACTTGtttaaattaattgtaattataatttttacattaaaatgaCATCACCAAAGTTAATTGTATATGTTTGCCAAATGGACACTACGATAGTGGAGTCCAACCAAAGTGCTTACTGGGCCAATTTGTCTTTTGTTCTCGTTCATATGCCTCAAGAGTTTTGGATAACACAGGAAATATTCtccacaaaaaatatttatatatttttaattaaaatataaaaagataaaagtaatataacaaaaatgatGCAGATATAACATTATCCGATAATCAAACTCACTCTGGATAAATCACGGTGTGACATGTTAAagaatttgtaatttaattagcTAAGATTAAGTATCCATGAcatgacttttttttcctgaataaaaaaaatcattcaatcagttaattttgagtttaagttctaattatgtaattatcttaatttttaaaaagaaaatttgtcgTCAATTAATAATGTTATCCAATTCCACAGGTCGAATAAAAGttacaataaaaattacatgtctTGTCTACTAAAAGTATGTTATATATTCATATTGTATACACACCTAGTTCCTCTGCTATTTAAATATAGTTAAAATATCGCTTCTaatattaataaacaaaaatccTTGCTGACCtgaccaataaaaaaaagttaaattcaaGGCTCAGATTATTGATAAGCACAAATCCTTCCTGACCAATagaaaaagttaaagaaaaaagcTCAGATTATTGATAAACACCTGTGCAGCTCCACTCCATATATATAAAGGTAGCAATAGGCAGAAGCGGCTTATCAGAATATTTGACCTGATATATGTCTTGTCTTTATCACAAATTatctaacaaataaattatgttacttttaaaaagacttaattaactaaataaatcCGGATTTGGGCATTTTAAAAggtttatttgacattttagatgacatatttatttttgtttaaataaatagttaaaatttatagtataattttgaatttatttttaatatacaagATAATATGTTTTCTACAGCATATAATATGTTTtctacaaaatataatataaatattcaaatagACTTTTAAATTTGGTGAATCTGAGttcttacacacacacacacaaaaaggtTAAGCTTAGTTAAAAAATCAGTATGATTTGTTATATGTAAAGTCTGCTCAACATTCAATAATGGCAAATTTTAAGAAGTGcattaaattaagaaattaaaatttttgagttttaattaaaaaatattattaatacacttctatatcatatttttttattgtgcttctaatttttaataaaaaatattattttttaaccaatgcTTTTAAATATTGGTAAAAAGACCCGTTTACCAAAGATGTTTGGACTTATTTATACAGGTTTGAATGACCTATTTATTTGAtgtttaaatatgtaattaaaataaccAAACTGTTTAGTTTTGGATGAATATGACAAttctttataagaaaaatatataatgaacttaatactataatatttttttaaagtaaacatACTTAAAatacttgtatttttttcctgcgtatttcaaacaaagaaaagaatgtaAAACTTGAAATTTTCTCTCCAGTACTGCTCGTGTCTATCGTGAATCTTGCATACCAAACGTCGAGTAAGAGGGGAAAGGGAGAACTCTGtattcaaacatattttatttcttgaagtACATGTATTTTCCTTCATACTTGAgaataacaatttaattttgGCAGACAGAAAAAATGCCGAGCAATTAAACATGCATACGAAATTGTTGAAGTTGAATGATTCTTAATTATAAGACTCTATGtctcttaaaaaatagttatcatatcaaatttgtcaattatttatattaatattttaaaattattcttttttttttctatctactTACTTATTTcccattaatatttataaataaaataattaaataaaagtgcgtaagaaaaaataattaatgtaattaagtCTTTGATTAAGATTTAGTCTTATAATTGACcaaaaaactaaaacttaatACATCGGGTTTGAGAGAAAAAACCTTAATTACctggttgaaaaaaaaatgtattcacAAGTATCgtgatttttttgtaaagaaGATATGCTGCACTAATACTGAAATTCCTATATTTTAGATGAGATTTGATTCCTAATGTAAACATCATGAAAACCGTGTTTTTGAGGATACCAACTAACTAAGATGCCCTAAACTAAACGGTAAATATCAACTTGTCATTTGTCAAAGAAATGCAGGCACTCGAGGATGTCTCCTTCTGACCTGTGGAATCAAAACAAAACCgaataatttctttatataagCTGCCAAATgtcaagaaacaaaatatctGCTCcacagaaaaatgaaaattttaaaagcagGGGTAAAAAAGCAAAAAGCAAATCAAGTGAATATATGCTCTGTTGAAAAGATATGGTGTGGGACATGTTCTTATGAACTCAATTTTGTTGTCATTTATTGTGAAttataaattgattattttattttattttttgaaccaTTGATAGTTGTTTAATGAACAAGTGGTTCTTGCATCTATAAAAGTGAGGGTCATTTATCCTAGCTTGCTATAGATATCCTCTTTGATATTCATGGGTTAATGCATTGTGGCTATCAAAATGTTACATCATATCTTAAGGATCGTAATACGCGATTGTATCCATGTAATCCTTATGATGTACCTAATCCTTCGAGGATGGTTGAATAAGATATAGATCCGATGAGACAACCAAATCAAATTAAGATTCGAATCAGATGATGCGTTGTTGTGGGGATCAAATGACAATCTAATCCGGAGGGTACACAACCCTTGAGGCTCAAGCATGAAGTGCATAGAAGCTAAGTCACGAGGATCGGATAACGGTCTAACTTAATGGGTACACAACCCTCAAGCCTCAAGAATGAAGTGCGTAAAGACTAAGTAACAGGAATAAGATAATGATTTGACCTAGAAGGTTCACAATTCTCAAGCCTCAAGTGTGTAGAGACTAAGTAGCGGGGATCGGATAACGATCCGATCTGGAGGGTATACAACCCTTGAGCCTCAAGCACGAAGTGCATAGAGGCAATCAAATAATGATTTGACCTAGAGAGTACACAACCCTCAATCCTTAAGCATTAAGTGCATAACAACTAAGTAGCGGGAATCAGATATATCGATCTAACCCGCAGGATACACAACCCTCGAGCCTCAAGCACAGAATGTATAGATGCTAAGTAACGGAGATCAGATAACGATCCAACTCAGAAGGTACACAACCCTTGAGCCTCAAGCATGAAGTGGGTAGATGGTAAGTTTTAGTGATTGGATAATGATCCAATTCAGAGTATAGTTTCTTGCAccttttttacatttcaaaaagatTAATTCAGAatgtaattttacttttataattagCAACACCTTTTATATCTAAGATTAGTCATGTAAGAAAGGTGCGAAATGACGTTCTAATGTTCTAGAATGAAGCCCATGGCCCAACAAAATAGTTTATGCTAAGTCTAGCATGCATTCTATTATTTGACACTACGGCAAAATCATACCTTTTGAGTGGCATATTGTAGAAAACACTCAATGTTACCAGAATTGAATTAGATAAGTTAATTGAACcaggttgataaaaaaaatagttggagGTGACTTGGAGCCATAATTAGTTTGGTTAAACATTTGAGTCGTTTTGTAGTCGATTGAGTAAGAACCGGACAAACTCAAAAGCTTAAAAATGTTGCTTTCAAGCAAGACTTAAGTCGAGGATCggatacttttaaaaataacatgccATTAGGCTAGAATATTTTTAACGGTGTTGATATATCAAATGTATTAAAcacttattatttctttttttatttttcattaatttttataacatttttcattattttgtattacattatgtcacttataatatgtatattttttttctctcttctctctaaaTGTTAAAGATAGTAGAGTTTAGTGTTcgtcaaatttttttttgtatatatacataatattttatatatgttgttcACATTCAGATCTGGGAGGTTCTAAAGTCAAAGTTATAGAGTATTTATTCACAATTGTTTTAAATTGTATGATTAATAATTATGTGAAGCAGTTTCAAGTGTTAAAAAATCTttcaaattaattcttaaatattagtaaaatatatttaactttggGATTAAACTTAAGAGTGCTCAATATATATTTGAGTAACTACTTATATAATTGCATTACTATAAGGAATATTTAAGAGAAAAGATAATACTTGCGAgaccaaattaataatttgttcaAAATCAAGTTATAGTGTTTCTCTAATCATAATTGTAGGTGCTACAAGCCTACAAGAGCGAGTAGCTAATATActcttttaaatgttttttttattataattgattgaaatttattgtaaattataaatataaatattatttattatttaaggagttttctcttatatttttttaataaattttaatgtataataaaagttattttaaaaaaatagagactaTATTggtatgatatattttattgtagAATAATTGTTAATAAGCGCAACTGGTGTAGTGGTATCATAGTACCCTCCCACGGTACTGACCGGGGTTCGATTCCCCGGTTGcgcattttttgtatttttttcttccattttaactaatttcaataaaagaattttttgtatttttttctttcattttaactaATTTCAATAATCCTTTTAGTTACTTTGATAGATACAATTGTCATGGCTCGCCAATAAgaaatttttagaattaataatataaatcaaaatttattttttgttagattttataatatttactttTGTTGAATTCcatgtgaatgaaaaaaaatatttttgtattaaatattttttttattgtaaatacATTAATTCAGTGTAACTTGAAAACAAATCatgtgattatatttttatttttaatttaatattttattaaaagactcTTTTATTCCTAATGTTCTTAATTCAGTCTCTAATTTTCTAATCACGATGCTTGTAGCTTTCATTCCTTTCTCGTCGTTACTAATTAATCGCTTTGTCTCACTGTTTGATGGCCCCACGAGGATGCCAACTCTCAGGCTTCCGTTAGGCTAGGGTTGTGTATGCTTCTCATGCCACTAGTAATGCACTAATGTTCTTGCGTTGGTTAAGGGAGTTAGTATTGATTCCATCTTTATTGTTGTTGACTGTTATCAAgggattaacatttttttattacaaaaatatcattcattcGGAATTTGTGTAATTAGGCATGAAATCCttgaagaaaaacatatttctactatgtattttttcatgaaaaaataattataaattaagttatactttatttaaattaattttgttataaattatattaatgacgATACATATTATCTTttgtaataataacaaaattaattattacataaattaacattttttatttaaatataaattaatgatgatgtaaattattctttttaattgtaatcaaaataatatcatGAATTGATTTGATGacgattaataaaaataattgttatagtaattaatttgattatctttataaatgataatttatatccaattaatttaattttaattaaaaaaggatATTGAGtactattaaaaatgataaattatatcataattaatttgattactttaaaaaaaataattaacttgcatttataattaataaaaaaatcttaaaataaaaaaatacccatcaaaaatagaattttattatGTGTTTCAACGAAGgtcataataaaatcatgtttttgttatatatttatttttattttaaaatattaaataaaaatatgattctaTTGTGTATTTcaagaaaaatcataatataattGTGTTTATGTTTGTGTATTTAATGGGAGTGAGGAGAAGGATAACACATGTGAGGAGGGAAAAAAGGAGATGTGAAGTGTTTAAACATAAggataaattgatattttccagatattttaaagttttataatGACCAACAACAACCTTAGTATGGGTTAATATCAACTACCGTTGGTTAATCGCTCTGCTTCCAAGTATCGTTCTGCTTCGCAAACTTAACCGCCTTACTCATAATTATGTTCAATTGTATCTTCGTGGTTTATCCCAAATTCCCAATAAGTCTGCATTTGGTTTAAGCTGGTTCAATGCTACTGTAGTGCATGTTGTGTGTAAGTTTAAATGGGCATTATAATTTGTTTGGTTATTTAATTGTACCGTGTTTAATAAATTTGGGATTTGGAAgctgttttgaataaaaagaaaaaaagaaatgctattctcttattttgaataattcctTTGTGTCTTGTTTAATTGGTAATACAAGCAGATTTACGTCCAAGAAGTAACAGTGAGAAGGAAATGAAAGTTACgagttttaggaataaaaaattagaaattgaactaggaagattaaaaataaaatattaaattaaaaaaatatcatatttgtaaaaagattctttaactttaattgtaaaaaataaaaaataaaactaaattatatgatGTGACTATATAAGTAAGGTtacattatataattaaataatacattgATTATATAAGTGTAATAAAagtgtaatttattttcaagttacaaaataaccatTAAGCACATGGCTACATATTCATGGGGTGAAGTCGATATGGGAATCAGATGTCATTTTAGGGACGGCATTGATTGAAAACTTGAAACGTATAATCATAAGCACGAATCATATTACTTATAAGAATATTGTAATACTTTTCTTAAGCAAGTAAATTTGTGTTCACTAATAGTCAAAATATTCTTCATTTAATAGGAGATTTGTGCTTTATTTTTGTCCTAGATCAGACATCAAAGTGTTCCTCAATCATAAACTAATCTTTCACTTAGACATGTATCTGCTGACACAATGAAATTTTGTATACAATGCaatcaaatacatatttttcaGCTAAATAGATAATTGTCACTTGCAtgaaaataataagattttataCCATTGTACCAACCTTTAGGTTGTTTGTCCTTAATATCAAGTttcaaagataatttaaaaggtTAAGTGACTTGTCTACCTGGCCCACAGATCTCTCTCATGCGCATTGAAAAATTCCACGTAATTGCCTCCTAATGTTATATACTAATCATAAGCCTCACTGCACGGAATCATAGCTCATAAACCATCTAGCCAGTACTCCTCTTCCCTAGCTACCTTTCATTTtcacttaataaaaataattttcagatCGATCTGCTCAATAATATCATGGCAACAATAAAACTTGATGGAAACCCTTCTCAACAGCCACCATGCGAGCTTCTGCTTCCCTGCACGAGAAGcagcttgaatttgagtttGTTCTCATTGACATGAAAAATGGTGAACACGTACAAAAAGGAACCCTTCATTTCCCTTAATGTAAGCATTACCACACTCACTAATTATGAAgtgaaattttccttctttcttccaacGATATTTAGCATTTTAGCCAATTTTCAATTCTATTATATATTCACCTCGGGATCTGATGCATGTAGCCTTTCGGTCATGTTCCAGCCTTTGAAGATGGAGATTTAAAGCTCTTTGGTACGACGTATACATGATTAGCAACAAACTCTTTTaacatgttcattttaacacactttaatttcaaaattttaattgaaaagaaGATAATAGCAaggaaaagtttaaattttgtattacaAAACCAATTTTTCCTTCAAACAAATTAGTCATGTTTTTCtattctctttattttctttcctccaCTTTCTCTCGGACGAACTATACATGGGGTCATGAGTCAAGTAATactttatataattaaagtgAAAATGAGTAGTCCGATCGAGTGATTATTATGACTACTAGCTAATTAATGAGTTTATTAGTAAGAGACTTGTGAGTCCATTATCAATTCCTTctcctaattatatttttaatgttcgATCTTGTGAATTTAGTTAAGAAATTAGAATTCAATTTTATAAGAatcaataaaatgaaaaaaataaaaaataaaatcttataatttaaaacacCTGATGAAGTAGGATATTAAAACATATCATCAAAACACtacaacataaaattttaaattaatcaaataagaCAAAAGGAACTATTAAAGTCCTTTTTCTTAAAGACCCCTCTAAAAATTGATTCGTTTTCCTAATTAATTCTAGTTATAAGAAATGAAACAAGTTTCAAGAACACCCAACACCACATTTGCTTGACTAGATACTGCAACAAATTAGGTAGTAATTGAACCTCACAAAACACACTCATTCCTCAATGATTCTGACCAAAACTCATTCCTCCCACAACCTTATTGAAAGCAGGCCTAGAAGAGATATCCTCCCACCAAGCCTTTACATGAGGAAGCTCATTGATCATGGAAGCACAAGGGGTCTGCATCAAGTAGTGAGTTTCAGAAACATGGCTAAGATCAGCAAGGCTATAAAAGTCCCCAGCAAGGTACTTGGTGCTGCTCAGCTTGGCCTCGTACACATCAAGCACCGTCTTCAGCTTCTCAACGTTGGTGTCAATCACTGACTTGTCGGGTTCTTTGCCTTGGAAAGGGGCCACGAAGTACTCGTAGATAATGGGCGACACTGCTGGCTCGTAGTAATGAGACTCTACCTCTGTCCATACCTTCACCAGTGCTGCTTCTTTTGCATCCTTGTGCCTTATCAGATCGGGTTCTGTTTCCTTGAATTTTTCAGCCACGTATGCGGTAATGGCCCTGGACTCTGTTATGCAAAGCCTCATAAagatatcatttaaaaattaagaaaaaaaaaaaacaccttttGTGCCATTGTCATTTCAACTTTTAGATATGGTTGTAGTATAGAATAACATATGCTATGTTACAATTTATGGGACATGCATTTGGGTCCGGAAAAGGATAAATTATTACATagggcatatatatatatatatatatatatacgaacCGAagtaaaagaagaatgaaagtatACCAAAAAGAGTGAGATCACCATCTTCCAGTACTGGAATGAAACCAAAGGGCTGCATGCATGTGCAACACAAATAATTAAAGTTAGTGTGGCTGGGAGCTAGCTtactaagaaaaagaaaaacacaacaaGTGCTTACATTCTTGGAGAGAAAAGGAGGCTGCTTGTGCTCAGCAGCGAACACATTGACCGGAACAAGTTCAAAATCGACCTCTTTCTCATGGAGACAGATCATGGCACGTGTAGTGTTTGTGGACATTGGTAGACCATAAAGCTTAAACACCATTCTTAATTTTTGTGTGTCTTTTTTTATCAGACACAGATTATATAAAAGCGATTCTAGTAGCTAGTACTACAGCTGTGGCCAGCGAGGGGAGAGAGACATGTATGATATGAAACCAATGCAATGCAAGGTCCATTTATGAAGAGGTGTGTGACACTGTGGCCTTGGGCACCAAGCCTGCGCGCGATTTGAGTGTGGGGAGGCTTGGATTTGTCGTTATgctgaaaatataatttcaccGATCGATAACGTTTGCGTGAAAACAAGGTGAAAACTCTTGTTTCAGATTTGGAATTGGACGTTTATTGTCAGGTGCTGTCCCCAAATCTGTTTTCCACTGACTTTGCAATACAATATATACTGTTACTTAATCTGACAagccaaaaataataatgttactTATTCCTTTTATATTCACCAGTGCAAAGGTACTCCGTAGTGAATgttagaattattattttagaaatactACTCTTACGTAGtagttataataattaatacccCTTAATGAGTAGGTTATTTCCTGTAAAAAATTTGAGTAGGTTATTTCTGAATTTTCTACATATGCATCTTAGAAAATAGGCAACTTGTTatcatgtaaataatttttttatccgcCATGCCAATTTACTCTGCTTCAACCATGCATCGAAAAGGTAGAATTAATCGGATCTACCATATTTTATGGCATTGGAAAAGTAAATTCAGAATTTTATAAATGTAGAGAACAAATAAAATAGGAGATGCACCTGATGATTGTAGatgatatatagagagagaaaaaaatttccaataaaaaattactgatGCTCTTCAGTCAAACACAACTTTCAGAGCAtgatttcagacaaaaattataGGATTTTTAACTCAATTGCTGCAAGCACAATTTTAATATTAGTGTATCAGTTTGCTAcagttttgaattttgtttttttaggaagaattttgtttttattggaTGTTATAAATTACAGAGTTATGAATCTAAACTTGCTACTAAGTACgacttaaatataaaaagtaactTTATTCCCgacttaattaattttgaaatattattttcgtGAAATCATATAATACATGGACAAAGATTTAtgcaagagttttttttttaaggaaattatACTTTCTAAATCAAATCATATCCTGACCTATATATTTGAGTGTCTAAAATTAGGAGATTATATATCTTTTGAATCAGATTGTATCCTGACCCAAACGTTTGAGATTTTACACAACTAGTGCTTGAAATTAGGAGACTCTATATC encodes the following:
- the LOC114370613 gene encoding glutathione S-transferase F13-like produces the protein MVFKLYGLPMSTNTTRAMICLHEKEVDFELVPVNVFAAEHKQPPFLSKNPFGFIPVLEDGDLTLFESRAITAYVAEKFKETEPDLIRHKDAKEAALVKVWTEVESHYYEPAVSPIIYEYFVAPFQGKEPDKSVIDTNVEKLKTVLDVYEAKLSSTKYLAGDFYSLADLSHVSETHYLMQTPCASMINELPHVKAWWEDISSRPAFNKVVGGMSFGQNH